The genomic stretch TACATTTGAACGATCGCCAAATCATCTTCAATGATCGCAACCTTCGGATTAGTCTTCTCAGCCATAGGATAACTTTAATGCTTTAAGATAGGTGAAGCAACGTCTACTTCTTAAAAGGGTTGAACTTGCGATCCCAGGGGCTCGACTTGTAAACTGCGCAAACGAGTGCACTAACTGGTTCTTGTGTGCAGGTGATCCCAACTATTTCCATTGTTATCTCACCAAAAGTTTCGTCTTTACGTCCATCCATAAGTGACTCAAGAGTAGCTCGAATATCGCGTTCTACAGTCTTTTTATTGCTCCCGACGTGTTCAACAAAAAGACCCTTTCTATTCTCTTCATTTTGCACCCACCCAATACCAGCCCATGCTTCCTCGTTTGGGGTATCGACGCGTTTATTCGCAATGACAACATAGAGTCGATCACCCCAATTTCCAATTTCTTGAGTTTTCGGAATTGACTTAACTACCTCAATTTTCGATTGTGGGGGAATAATTGAACTCAGAGGTATGATATTGAAATTAGCAATTCCCGCAGCACGAAGCGATGCATCGAAAGCTGCCAAAGTAGTTGGTCCTGTGCCTACACCCTCTACAAGAAATATTTCCATATCAAATAGTTTACTTGATAATATACCGACTGCAAAATTGCCTCACTTACTTTACAAATCAAAGTGTTTATGGTAGAATACTAAACAGTTCGCGAGTGTTGTCTAAAAACACTACGGGCAGCACATTGTCAGGTATTTCTATTTAGGGAGGAACAATGTCCGCAAAAACTCGTGGGTGGATTGGTTTTACGCTAGTCTTCGCCGCGATCATTGCGGCGATCCTTGTTCTCAATTGGAGCGCTTGGTCGGATGACCCTTCACGGGCTTTGATCTGGTGCGTTGAAGTTGGTCTCCTGATCGGCCTGTCCCTGTTGTTTGCCCCTCTGATCTTCCGAATCGTGAAGGTCGTCATGTGGTGCTACATCAAGTTTGGGACTTTTCTGGCAAGGCTGATTCTTGGTAACCGGGCGGCGCAAGCCGCCGAGCAGGGAGTTTCTCTCGACGATTTTCTTCATAAGCCCTTGTTCAGGGTCTACCTGAGATGGATGCGCTTTGGAGACGATCGTGAAAAGGTTGACAACTATCTCGCCCCCGCGCAAGTCAGTACGTGGATCATCTTCGGGTGGCCTCTTGCTGTCTTGCCGCTAATCTTCGAGGAGACCTTGCCGATCTTTCTGATCGTGCTTGGCCTCGCCCCATTCGCCGCACGCCACTACGCGCGCAGAAGAGGAGAAGTCGAAAGTGTCATTCACAATGCATTTGAGGCCAAGAATTTCGATTCGTCGAGCACGACTGAGTGACGTACCTCAGCTCATCGAGGTCGAACATGCGTCCTGGGAAGCAGCCTGCGACCCAGAAGACATGTTTACCACTGAGCAATTCGAAGCGCACATCCGCAATGTCGGTGACTACTTCTTCGTCGCAGAAGAACGACAAACTGGCCGACTCGTCGGCTACGTGTCTGCATTGCGGGTTGATATCCCGGTGAGCGAGGTCGAGGAGCGCGTGACTACCTGGTACGCACTCACCGGCGACGGCGAGTACACGGGGCACCAGCCAAACGGCCAGTGTCTTTTCGGGGGGTCCCTGGGAGTCATCCCTGAGTCTCAACGATCAGGTATTGGTGACAGGTTGATTGAGAGGGAATTCCGTGAGATTGTTCGACACGGCATGACCTTCGGAGCTCTCGGGGGTCGTCTGCCAGGAATGGCGGCGTATCTCGCGGAGCATCCCGAGTCCAACCCCGAGCATTACTTCCAGCTCACGCGCGAAGACGGCAAACCTTACGACCCTGAGCTTCGGTTCTATGCCGATGACTTCGAGGTCAGGAAGCTTCTCCCGGAGTATTTCAAGGACCGGGAAAGCTGCAACAACGGCGTGCTGCTTGTCTGGAGGAATCCCTTCCTTGGCAGCAAGCTGCTGAAACCACTGATTGCAGCGCAAGTTTTCAAGGCGATCTGCGCCTACTATCGCGCGAGAGCGCGAACATAGGCAAGTTCTCCAACTGAGCCGCCCCCATTCGGGGGCGGCTCGATTACTTTTAGTGGTACAATTAAAGCGCTTATGTCATTACAGTTGGTGGTATTTATCCTTATTCTTGTGGCCAATATAGTATTGGGTGCGGTTACTTTTATTAGAAATCCAAAAAGTGTCCCAAATCGACTGTTTCTTTTTATGGTCATTTGCTTGACATTGTGGATGACCGCAAGCTTTTTTGAAGACGCTGTCCACAGTAATGAATTGGCCACCTTCTTGCTCCGCTTTGACTATGCATTTGGGCCGATCGTTGCCCTATCATTTTATGAATTTAGCAACAACTTAATTAACCGACCGATTATAAAAAATCGATTCTTCAATTTATTCCTGATATTTTCAAGTGTCGCAGCAGCATTATTGGGATGGGTGTGGGTTGTAAGTCTTCCGACGGTAAAAGCAACTCTGCAGGGTGTCGAATACCAGACGACAGGTTTCGAATATATTTATGATGCAATCTTGCTATTGCTGTTTGGTAGCGGCATCATTTCATTAATTATTAGAAGTAGAAAATCAAAAGGACGCGAGAAGACTCAGACGCAAATAGTAGTTACAGGGTTATCCATATGGATATTTCTTGCACTTCTAGCAAATTTATTACTCCCCCAACTATTTGGAATCCCAACCCTTTCTAGGATTGGGTTGTACGCAACGAGTATATATATTGGCTTTACTTCCTATGCAATTATCAAACACCACTTATTTGATATCCGCGCCGTTGTTGCACGTTCGCTATCCTACCTACTTCTTCTTACGACTATGGGTGGCATTTACAGCCTAGGAATTTTCTGGATATCAAATCTTCTTTTAGGCTCCAATACATTTAGCTATGCGCAGGTTGGCATTAATATGATCTTGGCGCTGATCCTCGTTTTTACCTTCCAACCCCTGCGGCGCTTCTTTGAACGCCTGACGGACCGCATCTTTTACCGCGATAAGTACGATTCGCAAGAACTATTGAACCAGATCACCCAAACCCTGGCATCTGAAATTAACTTGGAGGTTATCCTCGAAAAAACTCTGGCCATGATTGCCCAAGCCGTTAGAGTCAACTTTGGCCAGTACATTGTCTTCGAAAAGGGTGAGGTTTATAAAATCGAACATTACGGCCGCATGCCCGAGCAGGTTATTACCAAATCCGAGATGAAACTGCTGGATCGCAGCATGCTAGTGGCCGATGAAATTGAAGCTGGCCGGCGCAAAGAGATCATGGATAAACACCATATCCGCCTGAGTCTAGTCTTGCGCACCAAAGATGAGTTTGTTGGCTTCCTGCTGTTGGGCGATAAGTTGAGCGGCGATATTTATAGCACCCAAGATCTGGAGCTATTTGAGATCTTGGCTAATGAGCTGGCTGTAGCCATCGTTAACGCCAAAGCTTATGAGGAAATTTCTCAATTTAACGTCACTTTGCAGGATAAAGTCGACGAAGCCACCAAACGCTTGCGAGTGGCTAATAATCATTTAAAAGAGCTCGATCAAGCTAAAGACGAATTCATAAGCATGGCCTCCCACCAACTGCGGACGCCGCTGACTACCATCAAAGGCTACATTTCGATGCTGCAAGAGGGCGATGCCGGCAAATTGACTAAAGAGCAATTGG from Candidatus Saccharimonadales bacterium encodes the following:
- a CDS encoding pyruvoyl-dependent arginine decarboxylase, producing MEIFLVEGVGTGPTTLAAFDASLRAAGIANFNIIPLSSIIPPQSKIEVVKSIPKTQEIGNWGDRLYVVIANKRVDTPNEEAWAGIGWVQNEENRKGLFVEHVGSNKKTVERDIRATLESLMDGRKDETFGEITMEIVGITCTQEPVSALVCAVYKSSPWDRKFNPFKK
- a CDS encoding GNAT family N-acetyltransferase, whose amino-acid sequence is MHLRPRISIRRARLSDVPQLIEVEHASWEAACDPEDMFTTEQFEAHIRNVGDYFFVAEERQTGRLVGYVSALRVDIPVSEVEERVTTWYALTGDGEYTGHQPNGQCLFGGSLGVIPESQRSGIGDRLIEREFREIVRHGMTFGALGGRLPGMAAYLAEHPESNPEHYFQLTREDGKPYDPELRFYADDFEVRKLLPEYFKDRESCNNGVLLVWRNPFLGSKLLKPLIAAQVFKAICAYYRARART
- a CDS encoding GAF domain-containing sensor histidine kinase, yielding MILALILVFTFQPLRRFFERLTDRIFYRDKYDSQELLNQITQTLASEINLEVILEKTLAMIAQAVRVNFGQYIVFEKGEVYKIEHYGRMPEQVITKSEMKLLDRSMLVADEIEAGRRKEIMDKHHIRLSLVLRTKDEFVGFLLLGDKLSGDIYSTQDLELFEILANELAVAIVNAKAYEEISQFNVTLQDKVDEATKRLRVANNHLKELDQAKDEFISMASHQLRTPLTTIKGYISMLQEGDAGKLTKEQLEFLEYAYSGSERMVSLISDLLNVSRMSSGKFMIDRQPIDMVALVSEEVRQLVSHAEAKQLKLIWEPPAGKWPPAELDENKTRQVVMNFIDNAIYYTKQGSVTVTLKQVGDQIELRVTDTGIGVPQAARSKLFSKFFRAGNAQQVRPDGTGLGLYLAKRVIEDQGGKIIFESTEGKGSTFGFLLPMHAPTATKTKPAATKPAEVRTKIAVTT